From Candidatus Amoebophilus asiaticus 5a2, the proteins below share one genomic window:
- a CDS encoding transposase: MISYLSDLTDKQWFLIKDYFDKGNYVKSRKYSQRMLINAVFYIIRTGCQ; the protein is encoded by the coding sequence ATGATAAGCTATCTAAGCGATTTAACCGACAAGCAATGGTTTTTAATTAAAGATTATTTTGATAAAGGGAATTATGTCAAGAGCCGTAAGTATAGCCAACGCATGTTGATCAATGCAGTATTTTATATCATTAGAACAGGTTGTCAATAG
- a CDS encoding thymidylate synthase yields MKQYLSLLGHVLHNGQEKKDRTGTGTKSIFGYQMRFNLAEGFPLMTTKKLHMKSIIYELLWFLQGNTNIGYLNQNGVTIWDEWADAQGNLGPIYGYQWRSWPTSNHGKVDQIEQVIKQIKANPDSRRLLVSAWNVGELDKMALPPCHVLFQFYVANNKLSCQLYQRSADIFLGIPFNIASYALLTTMVAQVCDLEVGEFIHTLGDAHLYNNHIEQAQLQLSRAPRPLPTLKVNSAVKDIFAFQYDDFCIENYNPYPSIKAPIAV; encoded by the coding sequence ATGAAACAATATTTAAGCTTGCTTGGGCATGTACTACATAATGGCCAAGAAAAAAAAGACCGAACAGGCACTGGTACAAAAAGTATTTTTGGCTATCAAATGCGGTTTAATCTAGCTGAAGGGTTCCCATTAATGACAACCAAGAAGCTTCATATGAAGTCTATTATCTACGAACTATTATGGTTTTTACAAGGCAATACCAATATTGGATACCTTAACCAAAATGGTGTAACTATCTGGGATGAATGGGCAGATGCACAAGGTAATTTAGGCCCCATTTATGGGTACCAATGGAGAAGTTGGCCTACTTCCAATCATGGTAAGGTAGATCAAATAGAGCAGGTAATCAAGCAAATTAAAGCCAATCCAGATTCTAGAAGGTTATTGGTAAGTGCTTGGAATGTAGGAGAATTAGATAAAATGGCATTACCTCCTTGCCATGTACTCTTTCAATTTTATGTAGCCAATAACAAATTATCTTGCCAGCTATACCAACGTAGTGCAGATATATTTCTAGGTATACCTTTTAATATTGCTTCTTATGCCTTGCTTACTACTATGGTTGCACAAGTATGTGATTTAGAAGTGGGTGAGTTTATACATACGTTAGGTGATGCACACCTCTATAACAATCACATAGAACAGGCTCAACTACAGCTTTCTAGAGCCCCTCGTCCACTACCAACCTTAAAAGTAAATTCAGCTGTTAAAGATATTTTTGCTTTTCAATATGATGATTTCTGTATTGAAAACTATAATCCATATCCAAGTATTAAAGCACCTATAGCTGTGTAA